The sequence AGCAACAATAACACACTGGCCAGGTATTTTCCTAATACAATTTGCAGATCGGTTAACGGGCGGGTAACCAGTAACTCGAACGTCCCCTCCTTACGTTCTTCGGCCAGCGAGCGCATGGTGATGGCCGGGATAAGGAACATAAATAAAAACGGGGCGATATTAAAAAGGCTGTCAAGGCCGGCATAACCGTAATCCAGTATGCTGGTATCGGGGAAGACCCATAAAAACAGGCCCAGCACCAGCAAAAACAAGCCGATGGTAACGTAAGCCACCAGCGAGCTTAGATAGGAAACGATCTCTTTTTTAAAAATTTGATACACAGCAAAACAGGTATGGCGCCGAAATTACAAACAATATTGGGGATGTGGAAGTATGGGTGGGGATTATTGCCACATTCCAGTTTCATCCATAGGTCAGTGCTTTATGAGAATTCGTCTGCTCATAGCCGCAGGGGCTTAGTTACTTTTGGCTTGGCCCAAAAGTAACCAAAAACCCAAGTCATAAAAAAGCTTCAGCCCGCCCTGCGTGGGCAGCTTTACGCCGGAGGCGGCTGCCCACGGCATTCCCGCCAACGCTGGCCCGCTTTTATGACAGTCCCGCGCTCTTTTTAAAAGGCAAATCCGAGCGGAGCTTTGCTCCGCTCGGATTTGCCTTACTCTTCTTGCTCCCGACAGCGGTTTGCTTCCGGCAAGATCAGGCAAAACGATGGTGGCCTGTGTGCAGGAAAGGGGAAGCGGATTTGCCTGAAGCGGTGGCATAGCGGGTGCGCGAGCAGCGGCAAATTCTTGCGTACCGTGGTTTTGCCTGATGCGGGCAAAGGCCCTGTGCGGCAGAGGAAGCATTAGCGCTGTCTTGATTTTTGGTTACTTTTTATCAAGAAAAAGTAACTAAGCCCCTGCGGCTATGAGCAGACTACCATTAATCCAAGCACAAAACCATCCCAAAAGCACCAACTCCCCCATTTGTAGTACAAATATTAAGGTAAGCACCGCAAAATACCCGCATCATTAATCCCGCTAAAATTTATAAATTGCTTCCTGTTTTAACCTCGGTTAAAACAACAGCACAATCACACATATTAACCAATGGACCAATTAGCACCCAAACAACGCCTGCTATCGCTTGATGTGATGCGCGGCGCTACCGTAGCCGCCATGACCCTGGTAAACAACCCCGGCGACTGGGGACATATCTACGCCCCGCTTGAACACTCGGAATGGAACGGCTGCACCCCTACCGACCTCATTTTCCCTTTCTTTGTGTTTATGGTGGGCGTTTCGACGGTTTTTGCCATGGAAACCAAAAAGGCCGATCCGGCTAATCACGGCAAAATGATATTGGGGGCATTGCGCCGAATGGCGACCCTGATCCTGATCAGTTGGGCTATACAGTTGTTTTATCACCATACCCCATTTGTGCACAGCTTAACGCATTTGCGCTTTCCGGGCGTTTTGCAACGCATCGCGCTGGTGTTTTTTATTGGAAGTGTGCTGTATATTAAATGTACACAACGTACCCGCGACTGGGTGATGGCCGGCGCGTTAATTGGCTATTATATCATTATGTGCTTTATCCCCGTTCCGGATGGCAACCCCGCCAACCTGAACCCCGAAACCAATATGGGCGCCTGGCTGGATCGGTTGATCTTTACTACCGATCACCTTTGGAAATCATCAAAAACGTGGGACCCTGAAGGTTTGCTGGGTACCTTGCCTGCCTTGGGCACCGGCTTGTTCGGTATCCGTGTGGGCAGCTGGCTAAAACGCCCCGACCGCGAGAACAGCGTAAAGGTAACCTGGCTGTTTGTGTATGGCGTAGCCGCCGTGGTGATCTCGCTGATATGGGACCTGTTCTTCCCTATCAACAAAGCTTTGTGGACCAGCAGTTTTGTATTATACTGCGGCGGTCTGGCCACCATCGCGCTGGCCTTTACTTATTGGCTGATAGATGTACAGGGCCACCAAAAATATGCCTGGATATTGGTAGTGTTCGGCATGAACGCCATTGCCGCCTTTGTTTGGGGTGATATTTTGCAGGGCGTGGTCGATTTTATCCCGACCGGTACCGATATGAAGATGAGCACCTGGCTTTACCAGCATGGCGTAGCACCTTTCTTTACGCCATACAACGCATCGCTGGTGCGGGCTATTATTTATGTGTTTTTAACCTGGCTGCCGATGGTGTGGCTGTATAAAAAGAAGATATATATTAAGGTGTAATGAAGAAATAGGAGGTCATGCCGAACTTGTTTCGGCATCCCATTTGCATGGTTTAGATTTGCACACCCAACCTATATGATGGGGTGCTGAAACAAGTTCAGCATGACATGTTTGTTTTTCCGCTGAAGCCTCACCCTGCCCTCTCCAGAGGAGAGGGTTCCAAAGTCTCCCCCTTTGGGGGAGATTTAGAGGGGGCTTTCATCGGCATGTCATAAAAACCATTAGAGGTCGCCGGGATTATATTACTCAGCATGACAATATTTTAATGTGATTAACCCTTTTTAGTTCCGCAGCCATTAAACTTATAATGATATGATGAAGGTTGGATGCCGATTGATACTATTTACCGGAATACTGTTTTTGGGTTTGATAAATGCCAAAGCGCAAACCGGTCCGCCCACAGCCAGTGCTCTGAAAGCAGCCGAAGATATGCTGATCGCATCGGGAGTAAATGCGCAATTTGACAAAAGCATCCCCGGCATTATCGCTCAGTATAGCATACGGGTGCCTGAAGATAAACGCGCTGGTTTTACAAAAGCCATGACACCCTTTTTAACCAAATACTGTAGCTGGGATGCCCTGAAACATGATGTATGCGTAATGTATGCCCGTGAATTTACCGAAGCCGAACTAAAGCAAATGACCACCTTTTACAAAAGCCCAGTAGGATTAAAACTTCTGCAAAAGCAGCCCATCATTAACCAAATGGCCATGAGCATAGGCCAGCAAAGTGTGCTAAACCACGAGGCGGAGTTGAAGAAGCTGGTGGAGGATGCGGTGAAGTAGGTAGGCATCCTGCCATTGCGAGGCACGAAGACAACCGACCAACGGGAGCTCATTAATGCCTTTTAAAATAAACAGAATATTAATAATCTCTACGCATCTAAAGTAATTTGATAGTATGGAAAGACAAATCTTTGAGACGCAAAAACAGGCTTTAATAAAATTAATAGATGAATATCTAACTCAAAAGCACAGCATAGAACATAAAGCTGGCCTTTATCATATACTTGGAATAATTAATCAACACACATACGATAACCGGCTCCATTTAAAAGGAACTATCACTCACACGATTATTGACAGCCTTCAATTGGATTATTTGTTAGGAGAAAAGCTGATACGGTTTGATGAGAATATAAGCTAACTTATACAGATTGTAATTTGAAAGATTAAACGCCTCCTTATCATTTCAAGCGGCACGTCTGAATAAGGCGAATACAAATTTTGCACATGAACAAGCCCTACACCCGCCAGCAACTGATAGATGATTTTTATAATGATCTGCCTGTTAAATACACTCCGCTACCGCAGGTTTAGCGCAGCGTAACCTGTGGGTGTCATTTGTCGAAGTTTATAAACTTCCGCGATGGACAAGACACAAGTTAAGCAACTACTCAACCACCCCTTAAACTTGCGCCAGCTTATCAATTTAACTATCAAAAATGGACGCCATTGAATTATTAAGCAATGTATTAGAAGTTTTTAAGGCGAATCGCAACGCCACGGATACTTTAAAATATCTTTTAGAAAACAATATTCTGCATCCGTCATTTGAGCAACGATATGTTTTAAACAATGACGCTTGGCAATTTACAATAACAGGCAAGAATGAGATAAATACCGGTTTAGTAGAATTTTATTTAGAAGCATCAGATAGATGCCCATACCGGGCAGAAGTGCTTTTTGAAGATAAGTGGTATTTGAGATCATTTATGTTTCTATGTCCGGGTTGTTTCGGCGAAGACAGAACATGCGGGGTATGTGACGGTTCAGGCTGGGGAGTATTATAGCTATCTATAGTTGGTACACAATCAGCGAAATCAAAATAATCATCCTCAAAAATCAGCGGTCCAGACAACCGCGATAGGGATTGCAGGGGAAAGCCCACAGCCGTAGTGGAACAAGCGCGCAGGCCTGGCGAGGACTTGGACCGTAAAGCCCGGGCCGCAGGCATCGCCATCGTTTTCATTTTTAATTCCCGCCAATTTTTCGTATATTGTATCAACACCACGCGTGTACGATCAGCCGATTGTACGATCTTTGCAAAACCCGCTTTTTTGATGAATCCAGATCTCCAAATATAATTTGGCAAAACACCATCGTGGCAAACACCCAAAAACCAACAGTTCTTTGATATTTCGCAATCATAAACCACGCCTATAGGCGCATCAGGAAGGTTTTCCGTGCCCACGCCCATCTATTTTACGGGATAAAACCCGGTGAAAACACCAGCCCGTAATTTGATTTTGAAGAAAGTTTTTTATGGCAAGATTCTACACGTACCGGATGTAACAATGCCACAGGAAATAAATATCCCGGCAGTCCGTTGTAACTACCGCGTTACTTTTGCATCTTAGTAGTAAATCAGTAAAAAACATATATGAACTTTAACAGAAGAGTTTCTGTAGCCGTATTGACCCTGTTGATAGCGGCAAGCGGCGTTTTCGCGCAGGTTAAACGTAAACCGCCACAGCCCGCGCCCGACAGGCCGCTTACCGGTATCGACCAGTTGAAAAGCGATGTGCTGCCGGTTGATAAAAATGTGATCATTGGTAAGCTGCCCAACGGATTAACCTACTACATCCGCCGCAACGTAGAGCCTAAAAACCGCGCCGAACTTTACCTGGTAAACAAAGCCGGTTCGATACTGGAAACCGATGCCCAGCGCGGCCTGGCCCACTTTACCGAGCATATGGCATTTAACGGCACCCGCGATTTCCCCAAGAACGAACTGGTGAACTACCTGCAAAAATCGGGTGTGAAATTCGGTGCCGATCTGAATGCTTATACTTCGTTTGATGAAACCGTTTACCAGCTTCCCCTGCCAACCGACAGTGTAAAGACCTTTGAAAAAGGCTTCGATATTTTGGCCAACTGGGCCGGCATGGTAACCTTCGATACTAAAGAGATCAACAGCGAACGCGGCGTAGTGCTGGAAGAAGAGCGCCTGCGTGGCAAGAATGCGCAGGAACGTATGCAACAGCAGATATTGCCGGTATTGCTAAACAACTCGCGCTACGCGCAGCGCCTGCCAATTGGTAAAGAGGAGATCCTGAAAAACTTCAAACCCGAAACCATCAAAAGCTTCTACCACGATTGGTATCGCCCCGACCTGCAGGCTGTAATAGCCGTGGGCGACTTTGATCCGAAACGTGTGGAGCAACTGATAAAAGACCGCTTCTCGGGATTAAAGAACCCAACCGGCGAAAAGCCGCGTGCTAAATATACCGTACCTGCTACGCCGGGTACCGCTGTTAAGATAGCTACGGATAAGGAATATCCTTATACCATCGCGCAGATCGTGGTAAAACACCCGGAGACAAGCGTTCGCACCGAATCTGATTACATGCGCAGCATCCGCGTCGACCTGTTTAACCAAATGATCAACGCGCGCCTCGGCGAGTTGCTGCAGAAACCAGAGCCGCCATTCCTGTTCGCCCAGGCCAGCTATGCGGGCTTTTTAGGTAACCAGGATGCATTTACTACCGTGGCTGTAGCAAAATCAGCCGCTCAGCTACAGGGTGCCATTAAAGCTACGCTTGATGAGATAGAGCGCGCCCGCAAATTCGGCTTTACCGAAACCGAACTCGACCGTGCCAAGCAAAATGCCATGACCAGCATCGAGAATGCTTATAAGGAAAGGGACAAAACCAAATCGGCAAGCTTTGTACAGGAATACCAGCAAAACTTTTTGCAGGATGAGGCCATCCCAGGCATCGAGTTTGAGTATAATTTTCAAAAAGACCATATCGGTGATATTAAGCTGAGCGAGATCAACGCGCTGGCCAGCAGCTTCATCAGCAACCAAAACCGTGTGGTTATTGTGCAAGCTCCCGATAAGGAGAAAGCCCAGTTGCCAACCGAACAAACATTGCTTAGCTGGATAAACGCCACCGGCAAAAACATCACCGCTTATGTAGATAACGTGAGCAAAAAGCCGCTCCTTGAAAAAGAGCCAACAGCCGGCAAAATTACCGGCGAAACTAAAGACGCGGCCATCAGTACAACAGCCTTAACCTTAAGCAACGGCGTTAAGGTGATACTTAAACCCACCGATTTTAAAAACGATCAGATCCTGATCAATGCCTGGGCCTTCGGCGGCACTTCGCTGGCTGGTGATCAGGATTATGTATCGGCCAACATCTCATCGGGCATTGTAGGCAGCAGCGGTATTGCCGATATGACCCAGATACAGCTTGATAAGATGCTGAGCGGTAAAAACCTGTCGGTATCGCCATACATCAGCGAAACTACGCAGGGGGTATCGGCCAGCAGTTCGCCCAAAGATCTGGAGACGGCTATGCAGCTGATCTACCTGTACTTTACCCAGCCACGCAAGGATGCCGATATCTGGCAATCGCAAATAGCGCAAACCAGGGCCCTGCTGCCAAACCGCAGTCTGGACCCTGCGCAGGTTTACCAGGATACCGTAGCAGCTGTATTAGGCAACCACAACTATCGCCGCATGCCGCTTACTTTAGAGAAACTGAATATGGCCAGCCTTGACAAAGCCTTCGATTTTTACAAAGCCCGCTTTGCCGATGCCAGTGGTTTCACATTCACTTTTGTTGGCAATTTTGAGGTAGAAAAGATCAAGCCACTGCTGGAAAAATACCTGGGCGGCCTGCCATCAGCCGGACACAAGGAAAACTATAAAAACCTTGGCATCCATGCGCCTGCCGGTCAGTTGACTAAAAACGTATATAAAGGTATTGGCGATAAAAGCAATGTGCAATTAGTCTTCAGCGGTGATTTTGATTATACCGATGATAACAAACTGCAATTGGACGCGCTGGAAGAGATCATGAACATAAAGCTTACCGAGCGCCTTCGCGAAAAGGAAAGCGGTGTGTACTCGCCAGGGGTGCGTGCAGGTTACTCCAAACTGCCGATGAGCCGCTACAGTCTTACGGTTTATTTCACCTGTGCTCCGGCCAATGTAGATAAACTGATAGCCGCTACAATGGACGAAATAACCAAGATAAAGCAAAACGGCGCCGAAGCTACCGACATTGCCAAATACCAGGCCGAAGAAAAGCGCAGCACCGAAGTACAAATGCGCGAGAATGGCTTTTGGGCCGGCACCCTGATCCGTGCATCGCAAAACCAGGAAAACCCTGATAAGGTGTTGGAGCATACTGCCGATTTGAGTAAGATTACCGTACAAAGCACTAAAGATGCCGCCAACAAATATATCAGCGGCGTAAACCTGATCAGGCTGATATCATATCCTGAAAAGAAATAACAAACAGTTCTTTAAATTACTATAAAAAATGAACGCCCGCAGGTAAACCGCGGGCGTTCTTCGTTTTCCATGCTTGCTGGGTGTAGCAGGCATTTGATGGTTGGGATAAGGACTAAGTACCGCAAATAACTGCAATAATCACCTGAAAAAACACCGTGTTTTCACGGTATTTTAAAATAGTTATGCGCGATGGATCTTGCACAGTATTTCTACAGAATTGCCTTTGATATTTAAAACAAAAACACCTGATGAAAAACATCGTCAAGGGGATATTAGCTGCCGCTTTAATAAGCATTACCCCGATGCTTTCGCGCGCGCAAACTTATGTTTTAGATAAAAAAATACCACTCACCGGTGATGGCGGTTACGATTACCTAACCATCGATAAAGCCAACAACCGTCTGTATGTATCGCACGGTACCATGGTAAATGTGGTTGACCTGGCTACCGAAAAGCAAATAGGTGTAATAGACGGAATGAAAGGTGTGCATGGTATTGCCATTGTAAACAAATGGGGCAAAGGCTTTATCAGCGATGGCAGGGCCAATGCCATGGTGGCGTTCGACCTGAATACGTTAAAAACGCTGGCCACCATCCCGTTGGACGCGAAAGGCCCCGACGCTATCATTTACGACCCTTACTCAGACAAGGTTTTCAGTTTTAACGGCGAAAGCAATAACTCGTCGGTAGTTGACCCCAAAACCATGAAGCAGGTTGCTACCGTTGATCTGGGCGGCGCGCCAGAGTTTGCCGTACCCGATGGCAAAGGCAAAATGTACAACAACCTGGAAGATAAAAGCAGCATGAATATTATCGACACCAAAACCATGAAGGTAACTAAAACCTTCAGCCTGGCCCCATGCGGAGGCCCAACCGGTGTCGCGCTCGATTTGAAAAATAACCGCGCCTTTAGCGTTTGCCGCGAAAATAAAGGCATGAGCGTAGTAGATATCACCAGCGGAAAAGTGGTAGCCACAGTACCTATTGGCACAGGTGTAGACGCGGTTGCCTACGATGCGGAAACCAAACTGATCTTCTGCTCAAATGGCGATGGCACAACAACTATTATCAAACAGGCATCAGCCAATGATTATAGCGTTGTACAAACTTTAAACACACAAGTACGCGCCAAAACATTAACGCTGGATGCCGCTACCCATAAAATATACCTTAGCGTAGCCGATATGGAAAAAGGCACACGCAAAGCTATCCCCGGTACTTTTGCAGTATTGGTTTATAAAATGCAGTAAAAAACTTTCCCCTAATTAATAAAAGCGTGAAAGCGGCAGGCGAAAGCCTGTCGCTTTTTGTTTGAGCAAATCTTATTACTGATTACAAAAAACGATCAGTTGTTTCAGGTCTTCTGCTTTTTTAATATCAAGCCCCTTATCCTTTATAAAGGTATTGGCTGCAGCTTCGGTTACGGTAGGGAATACCTTTAGTATTTTCTTCAGATCCGAGGCGTTAGTAAAACTTTTACCCTTCTGCAACCAAAACATATCGTGAGGGTCTAATGTATAATCATCGCTAATGGTTAGTTCGTATTTTGAAGATTGATTAACCGCGCTGCGGAAGCCCTGGCTGGATGTAACCGTATTGTTTGATTGTTGCGCCAGGTCCGAATTTTTAACACGGCTCTTCATTTCGTTAGCGTGTTGCTGGTATAAAGCTACCTTTGTGTTGGTCAGTTTTTCATAAAACACATTATTAACCGGTATAAATTTCCTGCCCTGCAAAACCACGGTATCAATATTACCGGCGTCCAGCACAATTTTTTCGCTGCCCTGCAAAAAAAGCATTTCCTGCGATACGGTATTATAGTTAAGCATACCATCGGTAACTCCACCTCCTTTTTGCTGGACACTGCCCTGCACAAATTGCGGAAAAACATAAGGCGTGCCGCCGGGCTTAGACTGTGCCGATACCGAAGTTACAGCGGCAAATACAAGTAAAAAAAGTGGGGTGAGAAATCTTGACCTGATCATAGTTAATAATAGTTACTGTTTAGACAAATTTTTACTGCAATGGTTTATCCATCATTTACCTGCAATATAAACATTATTGGTTTTATCAACATCCGGCGTATAAGTGCTGCCTAAATTTAATTGTTTAACCGTTTTTCCGGCTTCAAAATTAAGGGTGATGGATGTATTCCCTTTTTCCCAGCAGGATATATCCTTATGGATAGTTTTTGTGCTGCCATCGGCATACGCTATCACCAGATCTACAGGTACTGGCTTTGTGCCGATGCTTTTGATCAGCACCTCGTATTTGTTACCCACGTTACTTACTTTGCCGATGGCCAGGTCGGGGACGCCGCTATCAAACCACCAGCGTTTCCAAAACCAGTTCATATTTCGACCGGCGCCAGCGTTCATACAATTAAAAAAATCGTAAGGCCCCGGGTGCTTGCCATGCCAGTTGGCAATATAATAATGCAGGGCTTTGGTAAACAGTTCATCGCCCAGCATATCTTTCACAAACAAGTAGCCCATGGCCGGCTTCGGGTACGAATCGGTAAAGCCCGATACACCGCTGATCTGCGTGGTCAGTGTAATGATCGGCTGGTCCTCTTCTGTTCCTGCCGAAGCTTCCACTCCCTCAACGCCATACGGATCTACAATTTTCGGATCGATCATGGGCGATATCAGCCACTCGCCAATGGTAGCCCAACCTTCATCCATCCAGCCGTACTTGGTTTCGTTAATCCCCATATAAAAGGGGAACATGGTGTGGAATATCTCGTGGTCGGTAAGTTCGATGGCATCGGCTACATTTTCAACCGGGTTATCGTTCACCATCATGGGGTATTCCATTTGGTCGAGGCCGTCAAAAACAGTTTCGTGCGGATAAGGATAAGGCCATTTCGGAAATTTATAGCTCATGGCCTCCACCGTTTTGCGGGCATAATTAACCACCGCGTAATAATCTTTATGCGCCGGGTTAAATACCGCGTCAACCCGTGTGCGCCGGCCTGTTTTAGGATCAACAACCAAACTTGCCGCCTTCCAGATATAATGATTGCTGGTGGCAAACACAAAATCAGTAACACTATCGGCCTCAAATTTCCAGGTGTGGGTACTGCCTGTGGTGGTAACGTTGCCTGCCTTAACGTCGGCTTCGGTAATGATATTGGTTACGCTGTCTGTTTTACCGGCCTCATCTATCAATCCAACAATTCTTTTAGTTAATACTTCGGCCGGATTTTGCAATGTACCGGTTGCCCAAACCACATAGTCGCCCGGCAGGGTTACCTCGGCGCTGAAGTGGCAAAAATCATTATAAAACTCCTGCGACCCTAAGTAAGGGTATTTATTCCAGCCATCAATATCATCATAAACGGCTATCCGCGGGAAAAAGTAAGCCACAAAAAACGACGACGGATCTACCTGCCCGGTGCGGATATGCGAAGTTTTGTTAAGCGTGTAGCTATAATTAACGCTGCAATGCACGGTGTTGCCGGGTAGTATCACATCTTCTAAACGGATAGGCATGTTAGTACCCATAATACGTACCTTTTTCATATCCATATCCTTGCTGCCAATGCTTAGTTTACTGATATCCACGCCATCGGTCAGGTCTTCAGGCACAATGTTACTATCGCGGGGTACGCCCTTTTTATACAGGTTAGGATACAGTTTAAACATCAGCTGGTTAAGCGTATCCGGGCTGTTGTTTACATAGTCGATATCAACTGTGCCTTTTATCAGTCGCGTTTTAGGGTCGAAGTTTACTTTGATACGATAGCTGGCCGTGTTTTGCCAATATTTTGGCCCGGGTTTGCCATTGTCGGCACGGGTGCCGTTATGATAGGCTTTGCTGATGTTTACCGCACGGGGCAATACCGTTTGTGCGAATGATGGGGCGCCGGCACAACAAAGCAAGGCAATAACAAAGGTCTGTTTTCGAAAATTTAACACCATAAGATCAGTATAGCCAATAAAAGTAATTAGTAAATAGGAATAATAGAATTATTTTTGCGTTTATTACCTGCATGGCCAACGATATTTAACATCGCGCCGAAGAATTGATAATGAGTTTAAAAAAGTATAGTTACCCGGTTATGATTTGCCTGATAGCGCTGGCAGCATGGGGATGCAATAAAAGTGGTGATGCCGCGCCGGTAATTGGCCCCCAATCCCGTTTAAATGTAATTAACGCGGTAACCGACATCCGCGCTATCGATTTCTATTTGAACGGCACCCGGCAAAACACCAATTCGGCCATTTACCTGTATAATTCATCGGGTTACCTGAACGTGCTAACCGGCGAGCAACAATACCAGTTTAAAAGCGATACCGACCGCACCGTACTGGCCGATATTAAGTTAAACCCTGCAAAAAAAGACTCAAGCTATACCCTGGTTGCAGCCGGGCAACAAAGCAATAACAGCTTTTCCACCATATTTTTAGGCGATGTTTTTGTAACCAACAGCAATGCCAAAAACGCGCTGGTAAGGTTTGTGCAGGCATCGCCCGGAACCCCAAGCTATGATATTTTTGTAGGCGATACGCTATCGTTTAAAAACAAAACATTTAAAGATTATACCGGTTTCCAGGGCGTAGGCGCCGGCAAAAAAAAGATAAAAGTGATGCTGGCGGGCACAACCACACCTATACTCACCGACTCGGTAATTGTGCAGGCCGGCAGCTACTATACACTGTTAACCAGGGGATCGCGTACCGGTAGCGGCAAAAATGCCTTTGGCGTAAGTATAACTTTAAGCAGATAAGCAATATGGGTATAAAAAACAACAACAGGGTATTATCGGCACTGGTTATATTGATGGCGGTGGTTATGGTAATCCCTATGCTTTCATCGTGCGGCAAAGAAAACGCGGCTTCGCTAACCGGGTTGAACACACAGCTAAACATTATAAATGTTGGGCCTGATACCTATCCTTTAGACCTGTTTATCGCCCTGCGACAGCAAAACACCAAACATTATACCTATGCTAACCCATCAGGGTATATTTACCTGGCTTCGTTAGCTACCCCGCTACAGATCAGGAACTATAAAA comes from Mucilaginibacter mali and encodes:
- a CDS encoding acyltransferase family protein, with the translated sequence MDQLAPKQRLLSLDVMRGATVAAMTLVNNPGDWGHIYAPLEHSEWNGCTPTDLIFPFFVFMVGVSTVFAMETKKADPANHGKMILGALRRMATLILISWAIQLFYHHTPFVHSLTHLRFPGVLQRIALVFFIGSVLYIKCTQRTRDWVMAGALIGYYIIMCFIPVPDGNPANLNPETNMGAWLDRLIFTTDHLWKSSKTWDPEGLLGTLPALGTGLFGIRVGSWLKRPDRENSVKVTWLFVYGVAAVVISLIWDLFFPINKALWTSSFVLYCGGLATIALAFTYWLIDVQGHQKYAWILVVFGMNAIAAFVWGDILQGVVDFIPTGTDMKMSTWLYQHGVAPFFTPYNASLVRAIIYVFLTWLPMVWLYKKKIYIKV
- a CDS encoding DUF2059 domain-containing protein, which codes for MMKVGCRLILFTGILFLGLINAKAQTGPPTASALKAAEDMLIASGVNAQFDKSIPGIIAQYSIRVPEDKRAGFTKAMTPFLTKYCSWDALKHDVCVMYAREFTEAELKQMTTFYKSPVGLKLLQKQPIINQMAMSIGQQSVLNHEAELKKLVEDAVK
- a CDS encoding M16 family metallopeptidase, producing MNFNRRVSVAVLTLLIAASGVFAQVKRKPPQPAPDRPLTGIDQLKSDVLPVDKNVIIGKLPNGLTYYIRRNVEPKNRAELYLVNKAGSILETDAQRGLAHFTEHMAFNGTRDFPKNELVNYLQKSGVKFGADLNAYTSFDETVYQLPLPTDSVKTFEKGFDILANWAGMVTFDTKEINSERGVVLEEERLRGKNAQERMQQQILPVLLNNSRYAQRLPIGKEEILKNFKPETIKSFYHDWYRPDLQAVIAVGDFDPKRVEQLIKDRFSGLKNPTGEKPRAKYTVPATPGTAVKIATDKEYPYTIAQIVVKHPETSVRTESDYMRSIRVDLFNQMINARLGELLQKPEPPFLFAQASYAGFLGNQDAFTTVAVAKSAAQLQGAIKATLDEIERARKFGFTETELDRAKQNAMTSIENAYKERDKTKSASFVQEYQQNFLQDEAIPGIEFEYNFQKDHIGDIKLSEINALASSFISNQNRVVIVQAPDKEKAQLPTEQTLLSWINATGKNITAYVDNVSKKPLLEKEPTAGKITGETKDAAISTTALTLSNGVKVILKPTDFKNDQILINAWAFGGTSLAGDQDYVSANISSGIVGSSGIADMTQIQLDKMLSGKNLSVSPYISETTQGVSASSSPKDLETAMQLIYLYFTQPRKDADIWQSQIAQTRALLPNRSLDPAQVYQDTVAAVLGNHNYRRMPLTLEKLNMASLDKAFDFYKARFADASGFTFTFVGNFEVEKIKPLLEKYLGGLPSAGHKENYKNLGIHAPAGQLTKNVYKGIGDKSNVQLVFSGDFDYTDDNKLQLDALEEIMNIKLTERLREKESGVYSPGVRAGYSKLPMSRYSLTVYFTCAPANVDKLIAATMDEITKIKQNGAEATDIAKYQAEEKRSTEVQMRENGFWAGTLIRASQNQENPDKVLEHTADLSKITVQSTKDAANKYISGVNLIRLISYPEKK
- a CDS encoding YncE family protein, yielding MKNIVKGILAAALISITPMLSRAQTYVLDKKIPLTGDGGYDYLTIDKANNRLYVSHGTMVNVVDLATEKQIGVIDGMKGVHGIAIVNKWGKGFISDGRANAMVAFDLNTLKTLATIPLDAKGPDAIIYDPYSDKVFSFNGESNNSSVVDPKTMKQVATVDLGGAPEFAVPDGKGKMYNNLEDKSSMNIIDTKTMKVTKTFSLAPCGGPTGVALDLKNNRAFSVCRENKGMSVVDITSGKVVATVPIGTGVDAVAYDAETKLIFCSNGDGTTTIIKQASANDYSVVQTLNTQVRAKTLTLDAATHKIYLSVADMEKGTRKAIPGTFAVLVYKMQ
- a CDS encoding M1 family metallopeptidase — its product is MVLNFRKQTFVIALLCCAGAPSFAQTVLPRAVNISKAYHNGTRADNGKPGPKYWQNTASYRIKVNFDPKTRLIKGTVDIDYVNNSPDTLNQLMFKLYPNLYKKGVPRDSNIVPEDLTDGVDISKLSIGSKDMDMKKVRIMGTNMPIRLEDVILPGNTVHCSVNYSYTLNKTSHIRTGQVDPSSFFVAYFFPRIAVYDDIDGWNKYPYLGSQEFYNDFCHFSAEVTLPGDYVVWATGTLQNPAEVLTKRIVGLIDEAGKTDSVTNIITEADVKAGNVTTTGSTHTWKFEADSVTDFVFATSNHYIWKAASLVVDPKTGRRTRVDAVFNPAHKDYYAVVNYARKTVEAMSYKFPKWPYPYPHETVFDGLDQMEYPMMVNDNPVENVADAIELTDHEIFHTMFPFYMGINETKYGWMDEGWATIGEWLISPMIDPKIVDPYGVEGVEASAGTEEDQPIITLTTQISGVSGFTDSYPKPAMGYLFVKDMLGDELFTKALHYYIANWHGKHPGPYDFFNCMNAGAGRNMNWFWKRWWFDSGVPDLAIGKVSNVGNKYEVLIKSIGTKPVPVDLVIAYADGSTKTIHKDISCWEKGNTSITLNFEAGKTVKQLNLGSTYTPDVDKTNNVYIAGK
- a CDS encoding DUF4397 domain-containing protein, with protein sequence MSLKKYSYPVMICLIALAAWGCNKSGDAAPVIGPQSRLNVINAVTDIRAIDFYLNGTRQNTNSAIYLYNSSGYLNVLTGEQQYQFKSDTDRTVLADIKLNPAKKDSSYTLVAAGQQSNNSFSTIFLGDVFVTNSNAKNALVRFVQASPGTPSYDIFVGDTLSFKNKTFKDYTGFQGVGAGKKKIKVMLAGTTTPILTDSVIVQAGSYYTLLTRGSRTGSGKNAFGVSITLSR